In Nymphaea colorata isolate Beijing-Zhang1983 chromosome 3, ASM883128v2, whole genome shotgun sequence, a genomic segment contains:
- the LOC116249777 gene encoding OVARIAN TUMOR DOMAIN-containing deubiquitinating enzyme 4-like isoform X1 produces the protein MSLTDGSLDDNLPRLATVCIPGDGRCLFRSVVHGACLRLGKPSPSESHEKALADELRAKVADEFVKRRADTEWFLECDFDSYIKHIRKPHTWGGEPELLMATHVLKVPITVYMREKSSESLIVISEYGQEYGRQNPIRVLYHGYGHYDALQVSPNGAQSKWFRKR, from the exons ATGTCTCTGACGGACGGTTCGCTTGATGACAATCTTCCTCGACTTGCAACCGTTT GTATTCCTGGGGATGGTAGATGCTTGTTTAGATCTGTTGTTCATGGTGCATGCTTGAGATTAGGAAAGCCTTCCCCGAGCGAAAGCCACGAAAAGGCATTGGCAGATGAACTCCGTGCAAAA GTTGCAGATGAATTTGTTAAGAGGCGTGCAGACACAGAatg GTTTCTAGAGTGTGATTTCGATTCATACATCAAGCACATTCGAAAACCTCACACTTGGGGAGGAGAACCAGAACTCCTCATGGCTACTCATGTACTCAA AGTGCCAATTACAGTTTATATGCGTGAGAAAAGTTCAGAGAGCCTCATAGTTATATCAGAATATGGTCAAGAGTATGGGAGACAAAATCCAATTCGAGTTCTTTATCATGGTTATGGACATTACGATGCATTGCAGGTCTCACCTAATGGAGCACAATCCAAGTG GTTCAGAAAGAGATGA
- the LOC116249777 gene encoding OVARIAN TUMOR DOMAIN-containing deubiquitinating enzyme 4-like isoform X3, producing MSLTDGSLDDNLPRLATVCIPGDGRCLFRSVVHGACLRLGKPSPSESHEKALADELRAKVADEFVKRRADTEWFLECDFDSYIKHIRKPHTWGGEPELLMATHVLNSPECQLQFICVRKVQRAS from the exons ATGTCTCTGACGGACGGTTCGCTTGATGACAATCTTCCTCGACTTGCAACCGTTT GTATTCCTGGGGATGGTAGATGCTTGTTTAGATCTGTTGTTCATGGTGCATGCTTGAGATTAGGAAAGCCTTCCCCGAGCGAAAGCCACGAAAAGGCATTGGCAGATGAACTCCGTGCAAAA GTTGCAGATGAATTTGTTAAGAGGCGTGCAGACACAGAatg GTTTCTAGAGTGTGATTTCGATTCATACATCAAGCACATTCGAAAACCTCACACTTGGGGAGGAGAACCAGAACTCCTCATGGCTACTCATGTACTCAA TTCACCAGAGTGCCAATTACAGTTTATATGCGTGAGAAAAGTTCAGAGAGCCTCATAG
- the LOC116249777 gene encoding OVARIAN TUMOR DOMAIN-containing deubiquitinating enzyme 4-like isoform X2 codes for MAEEPGIPGDGRCLFRSVVHGACLRLGKPSPSESHEKALADELRAKVADEFVKRRADTEWFLECDFDSYIKHIRKPHTWGGEPELLMATHVLKVPITVYMREKSSESLIVISEYGQEYGRQNPIRVLYHGYGHYDALQVSPNGAQSKWFRKR; via the exons ATGGCTGAAGAGCCGG GTATTCCTGGGGATGGTAGATGCTTGTTTAGATCTGTTGTTCATGGTGCATGCTTGAGATTAGGAAAGCCTTCCCCGAGCGAAAGCCACGAAAAGGCATTGGCAGATGAACTCCGTGCAAAA GTTGCAGATGAATTTGTTAAGAGGCGTGCAGACACAGAatg GTTTCTAGAGTGTGATTTCGATTCATACATCAAGCACATTCGAAAACCTCACACTTGGGGAGGAGAACCAGAACTCCTCATGGCTACTCATGTACTCAA AGTGCCAATTACAGTTTATATGCGTGAGAAAAGTTCAGAGAGCCTCATAGTTATATCAGAATATGGTCAAGAGTATGGGAGACAAAATCCAATTCGAGTTCTTTATCATGGTTATGGACATTACGATGCATTGCAGGTCTCACCTAATGGAGCACAATCCAAGTG GTTCAGAAAGAGATGA